The following coding sequences lie in one Glycine max cultivar Williams 82 chromosome 19, Glycine_max_v4.0, whole genome shotgun sequence genomic window:
- the LOC100783489 gene encoding putative calcium-transporting ATPase 11, plasma membrane-type, which yields MERTLLKNFELEHKNPSVEALRRWRSAVTFVKNHRRRFRMVADLDKRVEAEQIKQGIKEKFRIALYVQKAALQFIDAGNRVEYKLSSEVRDAGFGIHPDEIASIVRGHDNKTLNDIGGVESIARKLLVSVDGGVNEESINSRQQIYGFNRYTEKPSRSFLMFVWDALQDLTLIILMVCAVVSIGIGIATEGWPKGTYDGVGIILSIFLVVIVTAVSDYKQSLQFRDLDKEKKKIFVQVNRDGKRQKISIYDIVVGDVVHLSTGDQVPADGIFISGYSLLIDESSLSGESEPVNINEEKPFLLSGTKVQDGQGKMLVTTVGMRTEWGKLMETLNQGGEDETPLQVKLNGVATIIGQIGLTFAILTFVVLTVRFVVEKALHGEFASWSSDDAKKLLDFFAIAVTIIVVAVPEGLPLAVTLSLAFAMKKLMNDKALVRHLSACETMGSASCICTDKTGTLTTNKMVVTKAWICEKSMEIKGNESADELKTCTSEGVLNILLQAIFQNTSAEVVKDKNGKDTILGTPTESALLEFGCLLGADFDAYAQRREYKILQVEPFNSVRKKMSVLVGLPDGGVRAFCKGASEIILKMCDKIMDCNGEVVDLPEDRANNVSAVINAFASEALRTICLAFKEINETHEPNISDSGYTFIALVGIKDPVRPGVKEAIQTCIAAGITIRMVTGDNINTAKAIAKECGLLTEGGLAIEGPDFRDLSPEQMKDVIPRIQVMARSLPLDKHRLVTNLRKLFGEVVAVTGDGTNDAPALCEADIGLAMGIAGTEVAKENADVIIMDDNFTTIVNVVKWGRAVYINIQKFVQFQLTVNVVALVINFFSACITGSAPLTAVQLLWVNLIMDTLGALALATEPPNDGLLKRPPVARGANFITKPMWRNIIGQSIYQLIILGILNFDGKRLLGLSGSDATKVLNTLIFNSFVFCQVFNEINSRDIDKINIFRGMFDSRIFLAIIFATVAFQVVIVEFLGTFASTVPLNWQFWLLSVVIGAVSMPIAAILKCIPVERDTSKQHHDGYEALPSGPELA from the exons GAAAAATTTCGAATTGCTCTCTACGTTCAAAAGGCAGCATTACAATTTATCGATG CTGGTAATCGAGTCGAGTACAAACTATCAAGTGAGGTAAGAGATGCTGGTTTTGGTATTCATCCAGATGAGATTGCTTCTATTGTTCGTGGTCATGATAACAAGACCTTAAATGATATTGGTGGAGTTGAATCCATTGCAAGGAAATTGTTAGTTTCGGTAGATGGAGGTGTCAACGAAGAGAGTATAAATAGCAGACAACAGATTTATGGATTCAATCGTTATACCGAAAAACCTTCTAGGTCGTTCCTGATGTTTGTGTGGGATGCATTGCAGGACTTAACTCTAATCATTCTCATGGTTTGTGCTGTAGTTTCTATAGGTATAGGGATTGCCACTGAAGGGTGGCCAAAGGGAACTTATGATGGTGTGGGAATCATACTCAGTATATTCTTGGTCGTCATTGTTACAGCTGTCAGTGATTACAAGCAGTCCCTGCAGTTCAGGGATTTGgacaaagagaagaaaaagatatttGTTCAGGTCAATAGAGATGGGAAAAGACAAAAGATCTCAATTTATGATATAGTAGTTGGTGATGTTGTTCATTTGTCAACTGGGGATCAAGTTCCCGCTGATGGGATTTTTATATCAGGATACTCTTTGCTTATTGATGAATCGAGTTTGTCAGGTGAGAGCGAACCGGtaaatataaatgaagaaaaacctTTTCTTCTCTCAGGAACCAAAGTGCAGGATGGTCAGGGGAAGATGTTGGTTACAACTGTTGGCATGAGGACTGAATGGGGAAAATTGATGGAGACTCTAAACCAGGGAGGAGAGGATGAAACCCCATTGCAGGTTAAATTAAATGGAGTTGCTACTATTATTGGTCAAATTGGTTTGACATTTGCCATTCTGACATTTGTGGTGTTGACAGTTAGGTTTGTGGTCGAAAAAGCGCTTCATGGTGAGTTTGCCAGTTGGTCTTCAGATGATGCAAAGAAGTTACTGGACTTCTTTGCTATTGCTGTAACCATAATAGTTGTTGCGGTTCCTGAAGGATTACCACTGGCTGTGACACTCAGTCTTGCTTTTGCAATGAAAAAACTAATGAATGACAAGGCACTTGTAAGACATCTTTCTGCTTGTGAGACTATGGGTTCAGCTAGTTGCATTTGCACAGATAAGACAGGGACATTGACCACTAACAAAATGGTGGTTACTAAAGCATGGATATGCGAAAAATCCATGGAGATAAAAGGTAATGAGAGTGCAGACGAACTGAAAACATGTACATCTGAAGGAGTTCTAAACATCCTTTTGCAGGCTATATTTCAAAATACTTCTGCTGAAGTAGTCAAGGATAAAAATGGAAAGGACACTATATTGGGAACCCCAACAGAATCAGCATTATTGGAATTTGGCTGCCTCTTGGGTGCTGATTTTGATGCGTATGCACAGCGTAGAGAGTATAAGATACTCCAAGTTGAGCCATTCAATTCAGTCCGCAAGAAAATGTCTGTGCTTGTGGGTCTTCCTGATGGAGGAGTCCGAGCTTTCTGCAAAGGTGCAtcagaaataatattaaaaatgtgtgACAAAATTATGGATTGCAATGGGGAAGTTGTTGATCTTCCTGAAGACCGGGCAAATAATGTCTCTGCTGTTATAAATGCCTTTGCCTCTGAAGCTTTGAGAACTATTTGCTTGGCCTTTAAAGAGATAAATGAAACCCATGAACCCAACATTTCAGATAGTGGCTATACTTTCATAGCCTTAGTAGGAATCAAGGATCCTGTACGCCCTGGGGTTAAGGAAGCAATTCAAACTTGTATAGCTGCTGGAATAACTATCCGCATGGTTACTGGTGATAACATAAATACAGCTAAAGCTATAGCTAAAGAATGTGGTTTACTTACAGAGGGTGGTCTAGCCATAGAAGGTCCAGATTTTCGTGACTTGTCTCCTGAGCAAATGAAGGATGTTATACCAAGAATCCAG GTGATGGCACGATCCTTACCTCTGGACAAGCACAGATTAGTAACCAATTTGAGGAAATTGTTTGGTGAGGTTGTTGCTGTTACTGGTGATGGAACTAATGATGCTCCTGCACTGTGCGAGGCAGACATTGGACTTGCAATGGGCATAGCAGGAACTGAG GTTGCCAAAGAAAATGCCGATGTCATTATAATGGATGATAACTTCACGACTATTGTCAATGTTGTCAAATGGGGACGTGCAGTATACATAAACATTCAAAAATTTGTGCAGTTTCAATTGACAGTTAATGTTGTTGCTCTGGTTATCAACTTCTTTTCTGCGTGCATCACTG GATCTGCTCCACTCACCGCTGTTCAGTTGCTTTGGGTCAACTTGATCATGGACACTCTTGGTGCATTAGCCCTGGCTACTGAACCTCCTAACGATGGACTTTTGAAAAGACCCCCAGTTGCAAGGGGAGCAAACTTTATCACCAAACCTATGTGGAGGAATATCATAGGTCAAAGCATATATCAATTAATCATCCTAGGGATTCTAAATTTTGACGGGAAGAGGCTACTCGGACTTAGTGGTTCAGATGCAACGAAAGTGCTCAACACTTTGATATTCAACTCCTTTGTATTTTGCCAG GTGTTTAATGAGATAAACAGCAGAGATATTGATAAGATAAACATATTCAGAGGCATGTTTGACAGCCGGATATTTTTGGCGATAATTTTCGCCACCGTGGCATTTCAAGTGGTGATAGTTGAATTCCTTGGAACGTTTGCCAGCACTGTGCCTCTAAACTGGCAATTCTGGTTACTAAGTGTGGTAATCGGAGCAGTTAGCATGCCTATAGCTGCTATCCTCAAGTGCATCCCAGTTGAAAGAGATACTAGTAAGCAGCACCATGATGGTTATGAAGCACTGCCATCTGGTCCCGAGCTggcataa